From one Magnolia sinica isolate HGM2019 chromosome 18, MsV1, whole genome shotgun sequence genomic stretch:
- the LOC131233322 gene encoding cytochrome P450 87A3-like encodes MWSAALCIGTLAVICIINWVNSWRNPRCSGKLPPGSMGLPLLGETLQFFSPNTSSDVPPFIRDRMKRYGPVFRTSLVGRPVIVSTDPEINNFVFQQEGRLFQSWYPDTFTEIFGRQNVGSLHGFMYKYLKSMVLNLFGPESLKEKLLPQVEQTANRNLHMWSQQQSVEFKEATATMIFDLTAKKLISYDPATSSENLRENFLAFIQGLISFPLNIPGTAYHKCLQGRKKAMKILKDMLQERRASPEKRHGDFYDYVLEELKKDRTILTEAIALDLMFVLLFASFETTSLALTYAIKLLSDNPSVLEKLTEEHEAILRSRENPNSGITWKEYKSMTFTSQVINETVRLANIVPGIFRKALKNVEIKGYTIPEGWAVMVCPPAVHLNPSAYEDPLSFNPWRWEGMEGNGGSKNFMAFGGGMRFCVGTDFAKMQMAVFLHCLVTKYRWTPIKGGNIVRTPGLAFPDGFHIRLFEKHT; translated from the exons ATGTGGTCAGCTGCATTATGCATTGGAACTTTGGCTGTCATATGCATTATTAATTGGGTGAACAGCTGGAGGAATCCTAGATGCAGTGGGAAGCTTCCTCCTGGCTCCATGGGCTTGCCACTTCTTGGAGAGACCCTTCAGTTCTTCTCCCCCAACACTTCTTCTGATGTCCCTCCCTTCATCAGAGATAGGATGAAAAG ATATGGTCCCGTGTTCCGAACCAGCTTGGTGGGCCGACCGGTCATTGTATCGACTGACCCAGAGATTAATAATTTCGTCTTCCAACAAGAAGGCCGGTTGTTTCAGAGCTGGTACCCAGACACCTTTACGGAGATCTTTGGCCGTCAGAATGTGGGCTCATTACATGGGTTCATGTACAAGTATCTCAAGAGCATGGTCCTGAATCTCTTTGGTCCCGAAAGCCTGAAAGAAAAGCTACTTCCCCAAGTGGAACAAACAGCAAACAGGAATCTACATATGTGGTCGCAGCAGCAGAGTGTAGAGTTCAAAGAGGCCACTGCAACT ATGATATTTGATCTGACTGCTAAGAAGCTGATCAGCTATGATCCAGCCACATCCTCTGAGAATCTGAGGGAGAATTTTCTCGCTTTCATACAGGGTCTGATCTCCTTTCCCCTGAACATTCCCGGTACCGCTTACCATAAATGTTTGCAG GGACGGAAGAAGGCAATGAAAATTCTGAAAGATATGCTGCAGGAGCGACGTGCTTCGCCTGAGAAGCGTCATGGGGATTTCTATGACTATGTGTTGGAAGAGCTGAAGAAAGATAGAACGATTCTGACAGAAGCAATTGCTTTGGATTTGATGTTTGTGCTTCTCTTCGCGAGCTTTGAGACGACTTCCTTGGCTCTGACTTATGCAATCAAACTCCTTTCAGACAACCCATCAGTGCTGGAGAAATTAACG GAGGAGCATGAAGCAATTCTAAGAAGCAGAGAAAACCCCAATTCCGGAATCACATGGAAGGAGTACAAATCAATGACTTTCACATCTCAG GTTATCAATGAAACAGTTAGGCTGGCGAATATTGTTCCTGGGATTTTCAGAAAAGCTCTGAAAAACGTTGAGATAAAGG GATATACAATTCCAGAAGGCTGGGCTGTTATGGTCTGTCCTCCAGCTGTCCACTTAAATCCTTCTGCATATGAAGATCCACTCAGCTTCAACCCATGGAGATGGGAG GGCATGGAAGGAAATGGCGGGTCAAAGAATTTCATGGCGTTTGGTGGTGGCATGAGATTTTGTGTAGGAACAGATTTCGCCAAGATGCAGATGGCTGTCTTCCTGCACTGCTTGGTCACAAAGTACAG GTGGACACCAATCAAAGGAGGAAACATAGTCCGAACTCCTGGCTTAGCATTTCCAGACGGTTTCCACATTCGTCTCTTTGAGAAGCACACATAA